Below is a genomic region from Candidatus Omnitrophota bacterium.
CAAAGCGCCGGAGATGGGGAATATGAGTTCCCGCAGCATGTTCGCCCAGGAATTCGAATACGTCCCGGCGACAGTGATTTGCGACGGCGCCGTTTATCAAGAGGTTGGAGTCCGTTATCGCGGCAACGCTTCCATTGTAATAATCCCGCCCGACGGCAAAAAACCTTTGAAACTGGATTTCGATCGTTTTGACGACGATCAAGTTTTCCATGGATTTACAAAACTGAATTTCATCAACGGCTTTCGCGATCCCTCGCTGCTGCGGGATAAACTAGCTTACGACTTGTACCGGAAAGCGGGGGTTCCGGCGCCGCACGCCTCCTTCGCCAACGTCTATCTGGCTGTCGGCTCGAAACCGAAAGAACATCTTGGTTTCTTCGTCGTCATCGAACAGGTCAATCGTCCTTTTTTGGAAGATCGATTCGGCAACTCCAACGGCTTGCTAGTGAAATTCGAAATCATGAAAGATTTGGAGTATCGGGGAGAGGAATGGGAAAAATACGCCGCCGATCATGAATTGAATTCCAACGATCCAGCCGATACGAAACATCTCATCCAATTTTTAAAATTCCTCACTCAATCGTCCGATGAGGAGTTCGCCAAGAAAATCGACTCCAAACTGAATGTCGACAAGTTTCTGGCGTGGCTGGCGATCAATACTTTATTGACCGATTTGGATAGCTACGCCGGACTGGGACATAATTGGTACTTGTATTACAACGCCGATTCCAAGCGCTTCGAATTTATCCCATGGGACGTCAACGAATCGTTCGGCAATCTGCAAGTAGCGACGCCGGACAAGATGCTCAATTTCGACATTAACAAGCCGTATATGGGGGATAAAATTCTGATCCAGCGCATCTTGAATATCGAAAAATATAAAGAATTGTATTTATTTTATCTTAAAACTTTCGTCCGCGATTTTTTCAATCCCGCCTTTATGCATAAGGAAATCGAACGGCTGCATTCTTTTATCGACGCCTCCGTCAAAGCCGATGCGAATCCGGTTTATTCTTATGAAGATTTTCAAAAGACTCTTGATGAAAACGTTAAACCGCATTTCTTTTTGTTTAGTCAAGAGATCATCGGACTCAAGCCGTTTGTTACCCAACGCTGCGAATCGGTTTTGGCGCAATTGTCCGGCGAGAAAAAGGGAGACGTTATCGATTCGTTTATGCTCGGCGTCCCCGGCGAGCCGCCATCCTCGGAACGCGAGGGAAATATTGCTCCGCCGCCTATGGCGCCAGGGGGAGATGTCATGATTCCGATGCCTACGCCCGCGCCGATGACGGAAGAGAAGCGCCAAAAAATCCAAAAGTTAAAAGCCGAATTGAAGGAGAAGAATCTACAGATTCAAAACAATCCCAACAATTCGGAACTCTATGTCCAAAAGGGGGAAATTCTGGGTAAACTCACAGAACTTGTGGATCCTATAGAGCAAATGACCTATGGCATCGAATTGGGCGCGGTATTTGAAAAGGCCGTTGAACTTGATCCCAATAGCCTAGGCGGCCATTTTGGCCGGGGAGCGGTTCGGTTTTTTAC
It encodes:
- a CDS encoding CotH kinase family protein, producing the protein MNRIRLPFYAFTAVFAFLPFFPGGVCAKSSADYTYVYENERILSFTIEMTEESFQKMQPKRKAPEMGNMSSRSMFAQEFEYVPATVICDGAVYQEVGVRYRGNASIVIIPPDGKKPLKLDFDRFDDDQVFHGFTKLNFINGFRDPSLLRDKLAYDLYRKAGVPAPHASFANVYLAVGSKPKEHLGFFVVIEQVNRPFLEDRFGNSNGLLVKFEIMKDLEYRGEEWEKYAADHELNSNDPADTKHLIQFLKFLTQSSDEEFAKKIDSKLNVDKFLAWLAINTLLTDLDSYAGLGHNWYLYYNADSKRFEFIPWDVNESFGNLQVATPDKMLNFDINKPYMGDKILIQRILNIEKYKELYLFYLKTFVRDFFNPAFMHKEIERLHSFIDASVKADANPVYSYEDFQKTLDENVKPHFFLFSQEIIGLKPFVTQRCESVLAQLSGEKKGDVIDSFMLGVPGEPPSSEREGNIAPPPMAPGGDVMIPMPTPAPMTEEKRQKIQKLKAELKEKNLQIQNNPNNSELYVQKGEILGKLTELVDPIEQMTYGIELGAVFEKAVELDPNSLGGHFGRGAVRFFTPEPFGGSLEGAASDFQFVLSKDPKNEQANFFMALVYQRKNEKDKAAEHLQKVIEINPNHQQAKELLKAIQP